From one Macrobrachium nipponense isolate FS-2020 chromosome 37, ASM1510439v2, whole genome shotgun sequence genomic stretch:
- the LOC135209394 gene encoding zinc finger protein 271-like — MEAEESSSLLLLKEEKEDLEEGPTENADDNSSFADPFLEVKAEPEFFDYGDFNVNCSSQSTIKREKDSSPSCDDESGKKSTCIGEENRHLGRSKAAGKQLTCAECQKTLSRIDKLKSHMRTHTGEKPYTCSVCQKSFSVSTTLKRHMRTHTGEKPYTCSICQKSFSVSSNLTKHMKTHTREKPYTCSVCQKSYSDSSVFKYHMRTHKGENANTCSVCQKSFSFSSVLKCHMKTHTGEKPYTCSVCQKSYSDSRTLKCHMRIHTGEKPYTCSVCQKSFSDSSNLTKHMKTHTREKPYTCSVCQKSYSDSRTLKCHMRIHTGEKPYTCSVCQKCFSDSSTLKRHMRIHTGQKPYTCSECQKSFCASSNLTKHMKTHTREKPYTCSVCQKRFSFSSVLKCHMRTHTGEKPFTCSTCQSSFSQPSHLKRHMKTHTGEKPYTCSVCQKSFSIT; from the coding sequence ATGGAAGCTGAAGAATCGTCATCATTGCTGCTactcaaagaagagaaggaggatctGGAGGAGGGTCCAACTGAAAACGCAGATGACAACTCTTCGTTTGCAGACCCATTcttagaagtcaaggcagaaccGGAATTTTTTGACTATGGTGATTTTAATGTGAACTGTTCTTCCCAATCTACTATTAAGCGTGAAAAGGACAGCTCTCCAAGCTGTGATGATGAGAGTGGAAAGAAAAGTACCTGTATTGGAGAGGAAAATAGACATTTGGGTAGAAGCAAGGCAGCAGGGAAGCAATTAACTTGTGCTGAATGCCAAAAGACGTTATCAAGAATTGACAAGCTGAAAtcccacatgagaactcatacgggagagaaaccatatacttgctctgtatgtcaaaaaagtttttctgtttCAACTACTCTCAAAcgtcacatgagaactcatacaggagagaaaccatatacttgctctatatgtcagaAAAGTTTTTCTGTTTCAAGTAATCTCACAAAACACATGAAAACTCATACGAGAGAGAAACCATacacttgctctgtatgtcaaaaaagttattctgattcaagtgttttcaaatatcacatgagaactcataagGGAGAGAACGCaaatacttgctctgtatgtcaaaaaagtttttctttttcaagtgtTCTCAAATGtcacatgaaaactcatacaggagagaaaccatatacttgctctgtatgtcaaaaaagttatTCTGATTCAAGAACTCTCAAATGTCACATGAGAAttcatacgggagagaaaccatatacttgctctgtatgtcaaaaaagtttttctgatTCAAGTAATCTCACAAAACACATGAAAACTCATAcgagagagaaaccatatacttgctctgtatgtcaaaaaagttatTCTGATTCAAGAACTCTCAAATGTCACATGAGAAttcatacgggagagaaaccatatacttgctctgtatgtcaaaaatgTTTTTCTGATTCAAGTACTCTCAAACGTCACATGAGAATTCATACGGGacagaaaccatatacttgctctgaatgtcaaaaaagtttttgtgCTTCAAGTAATCTTACAAAACACATGAAAACTCATAcgagagagaaaccatatacttgctctgtatgtcaaaaaagattttctttttcaagtgTTCTCAAatgtcacatgagaactcatacgggagagaaaccatttACTTGCTCTACATGTCAAAGCAGTTTTTCTCAACCAAGTCATCTCAAAAGACACATgaaaactcatacaggagagaaaccatatacttgctctgtatgtcaaaaaagtttttctattACATGA
- the LOC135209273 gene encoding oocyte zinc finger protein XlCOF6-like has product MRTHTGEKPYTCSVCLKSYSDSRTLKCHMRTHTGEKPYTCSVCQKSYSDSSTLKCHMRIHTGEKPYTCSVCQKSYSDSRTLKCHMRTHTGEKPYTCSVCQKSYSDSRTLKCHMRTHTGEKPYTCSVCQKSFSDSSTLKRHMRIHTGEKPYTCSECQKSFCASSNLTKHMKTHTREKPYTCSVCQKSFSFSSVLKCHMRTHTGEKPFTCSTCQSSFSQPSHLKRHMKTHTGEKPYTCSVCQRRFSGSSNLTKHMKTHTREKPYTCSACQESFSQSNDLKTHMRTHT; this is encoded by the coding sequence atgagaactcatacgggagagaaaccatatacttgctctgtatgtctaAAAAGTTATTCTGATTCAAGAACTCTCAAatgtcacatgagaactcatacgggagagaaaccatatacttgctctgtatgtcaaaaaagttatTCTGATTCAAGTACTCTCAAATGTCACATGAGAAttcatacgggagagaaaccatatacttgctctgtatgtcaaaaaagttatTCTGATTCAAGAACTCTCAAatgtcacatgagaactcatacgggagagaaaccatatacttgctctgtatgtcaaaaaagttatTCTGATTCAAGAACTCTCAAatgtcacatgagaactcatacgggagagaaaccatatacttgctctgtatgtcaaaaaagtttttctgatTCAAGTACTCTCAAACGTCACATGAGAAttcatacgggagagaaaccatatacttgctctgaatgtcaaaaaagtttttgtgCTTCAAGTAATCTTACAAAACACATGAAAACTCATAcgagagagaaaccatatacttgttctgtatgtcaaaaaagtttttctttttcaagtgtTCTCAAatgtcacatgagaactcatacgggagagaaaccatttACTTGCTCTACATGTCAAAGCAGTTTTTCTCAACCAAGTCATCTCAAAAGACACATgaaaactcatacaggagagaaaccatatacttgctctgtatgtcaaagacGTTTTTCTGGTTCAAGTAATCTCACAAAACACATGAAAACTCATAcgagagagaaaccatatacttgctctgcaTGTCAAGaaagtttttctcaatcaaatgatctcaaaacacacatgagaactcatacataA
- the LOC135208998 gene encoding adhesion G protein-coupled receptor E2-like isoform X1, whose protein sequence is MTAITIAFLAVVLTASEFAYSQLWQDIYVTEARIGIADLKKKQNEILGILTALRSGFEDHQQKQNDILSEMQKKLDYIENNLQGAVNNIQDSLQGQEELKSTLRQDISGVISMLETGGIDECSEGSHNCTDYEACTDKFVHFTCTCLSGFARDGSRCEDVDECAQGKDECSPLATCRNSVGSYSCSCNPPFEGDGRTCEFPCRSPAKVLEGLGCVKFVQESKTFEEMNATCHQAGGRLLQNFSYEHLQEVVRAFGIGGIWIGVHEGKWLESGLPLQEELWTEGSRESDPSRRNGLCGGIDRVPSSLYKVSQRKCSERWWGYCQFVTPQK, encoded by the exons ATGACTGCCATTACTATTGCCTTCCTCGCTGTTGTTCTAACAGCGAGTGAATTTGCCTACAGTCAGCTGTGGCAGGATATTTACGTCACAGAAGCAAGAATAG GAATAGCAGACTTAAAGAAGAAGCAAAATGAGATCCTGGGGATACTCACTGCTCTCCGTTCAGGATTTGAAGACCATCAGCAAAAGCAGAACGATATACTCTCAG AAATGCAGAAGAAGCTGGACTATATAGAAAACAATCTGCAAG GTGCAGTGAACAACATCCAGGACTCCTTGCAAG GACAAGAAGAACTGAAATCTACCCTTCGCCAGGATATATCTGGAGTCATCTCTATGTTGGAGACTGGAGGAATAG ATGAGTGCTCAGAAGGAAGCCACAACTGCACTGATTATGAAGCTTGCACAGACAAGTTTGTGCACTTTACATGCACATGCTTGTCTGGTTTTGCACGGGATGGTTCACGCtgtgaag ACGTCGACGAGTGCGCCCAAGGGAAGGACGAGTGCAGCCCCCTGGCAACATGCAGGAACTCTGTCGGGAGTTACAGCTGCTCCTGCAACCCACCTTTCGAGGGAGATGGACGAACCTGTG agTTCCCGTGCAGAAGCCCGGCCAAGGTCCTCGAGGGTCTGGGATGCGTGAAGTTTGTGCAGGAATCGAAGACCTTTGAGGAGATGAACGCCACCTGCCACCAGGCAGGTGGCCGTCTCCTACAGAACTTTTCCTATGAACATTTACAGGAAGTTGTTCGGGCTTTTGGTATAG GAGGGATATGGATAGGCGTGCACGAAGGGAAATGGCTGGAGAGCGGACTCCCTCTACAAGAGGAGCTTTGGACGGAAGGTTCCCGGGAATCAGACCCTTCCAGGAGGAATGGGCTTTGTGGCGGCATTGATCGGGTTCCTTCTTCTTTGTACAAAGTGAGTCAACGTAAATGTTCAGAAAGGTGGTGGGGTTACTGCCAGTTCGTAACCCCACAGAAGTAG
- the LOC135208998 gene encoding adhesion G protein-coupled receptor E2-like isoform X2 — translation MTAITIAFLAVVLTASEFAYSQLWQDIYVTEARIGIADLKKKQNEILGILTALRSGFEDHQQKQNDILSEMQKKLDYIENNLQGAVNNIQDSLQDECSEGSHNCTDYEACTDKFVHFTCTCLSGFARDGSRCEDVDECAQGKDECSPLATCRNSVGSYSCSCNPPFEGDGRTCEFPCRSPAKVLEGLGCVKFVQESKTFEEMNATCHQAGGRLLQNFSYEHLQEVVRAFGIGGIWIGVHEGKWLESGLPLQEELWTEGSRESDPSRRNGLCGGIDRVPSSLYKVSQRKCSERWWGYCQFVTPQK, via the exons ATGACTGCCATTACTATTGCCTTCCTCGCTGTTGTTCTAACAGCGAGTGAATTTGCCTACAGTCAGCTGTGGCAGGATATTTACGTCACAGAAGCAAGAATAG GAATAGCAGACTTAAAGAAGAAGCAAAATGAGATCCTGGGGATACTCACTGCTCTCCGTTCAGGATTTGAAGACCATCAGCAAAAGCAGAACGATATACTCTCAG AAATGCAGAAGAAGCTGGACTATATAGAAAACAATCTGCAAG GTGCAGTGAACAACATCCAGGACTCCTTGCAAG ATGAGTGCTCAGAAGGAAGCCACAACTGCACTGATTATGAAGCTTGCACAGACAAGTTTGTGCACTTTACATGCACATGCTTGTCTGGTTTTGCACGGGATGGTTCACGCtgtgaag ACGTCGACGAGTGCGCCCAAGGGAAGGACGAGTGCAGCCCCCTGGCAACATGCAGGAACTCTGTCGGGAGTTACAGCTGCTCCTGCAACCCACCTTTCGAGGGAGATGGACGAACCTGTG agTTCCCGTGCAGAAGCCCGGCCAAGGTCCTCGAGGGTCTGGGATGCGTGAAGTTTGTGCAGGAATCGAAGACCTTTGAGGAGATGAACGCCACCTGCCACCAGGCAGGTGGCCGTCTCCTACAGAACTTTTCCTATGAACATTTACAGGAAGTTGTTCGGGCTTTTGGTATAG GAGGGATATGGATAGGCGTGCACGAAGGGAAATGGCTGGAGAGCGGACTCCCTCTACAAGAGGAGCTTTGGACGGAAGGTTCCCGGGAATCAGACCCTTCCAGGAGGAATGGGCTTTGTGGCGGCATTGATCGGGTTCCTTCTTCTTTGTACAAAGTGAGTCAACGTAAATGTTCAGAAAGGTGGTGGGGTTACTGCCAGTTCGTAACCCCACAGAAGTAG